A genomic region of Xiphophorus couchianus chromosome 9, X_couchianus-1.0, whole genome shotgun sequence contains the following coding sequences:
- the dhcr24 gene encoding delta(24)-sterol reductase, giving the protein MSPLLYLGALLVFFLLWIRVKGLDYVIVHQRWIFVCLFLLPLSVIFDVYYYARAWLIFKMCSAPKLHDQRVRDIQRQVREWRKNGGGTYMCTGRPGWLTVSLRVGKYKKTHKNIMINMMDILEVDTKRQVVRVEPLANMGQVTALLNSIGWTLPVLPELDDLTVGGLVMGTGIESSSHVYGLFQHICVAYELVLADGSLVRCTEEENSDLFHAVPWSCGTLGFMVAAEIKIVPARSWVKLRYEPVRGLENICRRFAEASADKRNTFVEGIQYSLDSAVVMTGTMTDHAEPDKINRIGLHFKPWFFKHVESYLRGGHSGVEFVPLRQYYHRHTRSIFWELQDIIPFGNNPVFRWLFGWMVPPKISLLKLTQGETIRRLYEQHHVVQDMLVPMKHLQAAITHFHQEINVYPLWLCPFLLPPGRGMVHPKAQQEEELYVDIGAYGEPKVKHFEAKASTRQLEKFVREVHGFQMLYADVYMDREEFWEMFDGQLYHKLRAELGCKEAFPEVYDKICKSARH; this is encoded by the exons ATGAGTCCGCTATTGTATCTAGGAGCTCTGCTGGTTTTCTTCCTGCTCTGGATCAGAGTCAAAGGTCTGGATTACGTGATCGTCCACCAGCGCTGGATATTCGTGTGCTTGTTCTTACTGCCCCTCTCGGTTATATTCGATGTGTATTATTATGCGAGAGCGTGGCTCATTTTTAAGATGTGCTCGGCACCTAAACTGCACGACCAGCGCGTGCGGGACATCCAGCGACAG GTACGTGAGTGGAGGAAGAACGGCGGTGGGACCTACATGTGTACCGGTCGACCCGGCTGGCTCACCGTGTCCCTCAGAGTGGGAAAATACAAGAAGACCCACAAGAACATTATGATCAATATGATGGACATTCTGGAGGTGGACACAAAGAGGCAG GTGGTGCGAGTGGAGCCTCTGGCCAACATGGGTCAAGTGACCGCTCTCCTGAACTCCATCGGCTGGACGCTGCCGGTGCTGCCGGAGCTGGACGATCTCACAGTGG gTGGGCTGGTGATGGGCACAGGCATCGAGTCTTCCTCCCACGTTTATGGGCTTTTTCAACACATATGTGTCGCGTACGAGCTGGTCCTTGCTGACGGCAGCTTGGTGCGCTGCACAGAG GAGGAGAACTCTGACCTGTTCCACGCCGTGCCCTGGTCCTGTGGCACTCTGGGATTCATGGTCGCAGCGGAGATTAAAATAGTCCCGGCGAGGTCCTGGGTGAAGCTGCGCTACGAGCCCGTCAGAGGCCTGGAGAACATCTGCCGACGCTTCGCCGAGGCGTCGGCCGACAAGCGGAACACGTTCGTCGAGGGCATCCAGTACAGCCTGGACTCGGCCGTCGTCATGACGGGAACCATGACCGACCACGCGGAGCCGGACAAG ATCAACAGAATTGGCCTGCACTTCAAACCCTGGTTCTTTAAGCACGTGGAGAGCTACCTGAGAGGAGGCCACAGCGGAGTGGAGTTCGTCCCACTGAGGCAGTACTATCACCGACACACGCGCAGCATCTTCTGGGAGCTTCAg GACATCATCCCATTTGGCAACAACCCCGTGTTCCGCTGGCTTTTTGGATGGATGGTTCCTCCTAAGATCTCTCTGCTGAAACTCACCCAGGGAGAAACCATTAGACGGCTGTACGAGCAGCACCACGTGGTCCAGGACATGCTGGTACCCATGAAGCATCTCCAGGCGGCCATCACTCACTTTCACCAGGAAATCAAT GTTTACCCGCTGTGGCTGTGCCCGTTCCTGCTGCCGCCCGGCAGAGGGATGGTCCACCCCAAGGcccagcaggaggaggagctgtaCGTGGACATCGGTGCGTACGGCGAGCCGAAGGTCAAACATTTCGAAGCCAAGGCGTCGACGCGTCAGCTGGAGAAGTTTGTCAGAGAAGTGCATGG
- the LOC114151182 gene encoding uncharacterized protein LOC114151182 translates to MTPSSRPQPSRELRDRLQSWGEMPSLHHGAIFVGAFLIVTGGSTAFLASYQSRLQAFSLCCVVLGVVMLILGLFWAMNSKNVATYNQRDFDPDCPHYPYNDYSNYSSHALFSPQLTRFPESQSVFLPRTMESQRNATRGEDFDYPPMDCGGLSPAPRPPPWLEPPPPYEVAIKTTCSSTHLRRAYSDTHLATEPLFGQSREISFEV, encoded by the exons ATGACACCGTCCAGCCGGCCCCAGCCCAGCAGAGAGCTCAGAGACAGGTTGCAGTCCTGGGGGGAGATGCCTTCCCTGCACCACGGAGCAATCTTCGTCGGAGCCTTCCTCATTGTGACCGGGGGCTCCACAGCCTTCCTGGCCTCCTACCAGAGCCGCCTGCAGGCTTTCTCGCTGTGCTGCGTGGTGCTGGGGGTGGTCATGCTCATCCTGGGACTCTTCTGGGCCATGAACAGCAAAAACGTAGCGACCTACAACCAGCGGGATTTCGACCCGGACTGTCCCCATTACCCTTACAACGACTACTCCAACTACTCCAGCCATGCACTCTTCTCTCCTCAGCTGACTCGGTTCCCAGAGTCCCAGTCCGTGTTTCTGCCCAG GACGATGGAGAGCCAGAGGAATGCTACTCGTGGTGAAGATTTCGACTACCCACCCATGGACTGTGGCGGGTTAAGCCCAGCACCTCGCCCTCCACCGTGGCTGGAACCCCCGCCTCCGTATGAGGTCGCCATCAAGACCACCTGTAGCTCTACGCACCTGCGGCGTGCATATTCAGACACACACCTGGCAACAGAGCCCTTATTTGGACAGTCGAGAGAGATTAGCTTTGAGGTGTGA